A genomic stretch from Arachis stenosperma cultivar V10309 chromosome 3, arast.V10309.gnm1.PFL2, whole genome shotgun sequence includes:
- the LOC130966146 gene encoding uncharacterized protein LOC130966146, with product MEYNIMSMLQHMTMVGTAYQAARETSEEAIANVIVSGFSGQLKGWWDNYLSDNQKHSIFSAIKVNDQNEPNIGVDREPIPDAVNTLIFNIASHFIGDPSLWKDQSAELLSNLRCKTLSDFRWYKDTFLTRVYTREDSQQPFWKEKFLDGLPKSLGDKVRDKIRSLTPDGIIPYDELSYGQLISFIQKVALKICQDDKIQMQLAREKTQNRIDLGTFCEQFGLPACHPRKSKRPSNRKIFKPNLEKNFRRSKKGFQKPKNETGFQKNFQKYPQKNPIIFYTCKKPGHVSKYCRLKGKINNLNLDPQIEE from the coding sequence ATGGAATATAATATCATGAGTATGCTTCAGCATATGACAATGGTAGGCACAGCCTATCAAGCAGCCCGTGAAACCTCTGAAGAAGCTATAGCCAATGTTATTGTTTCCGGGTTCAGTGGCCAACTAAAGGGATGGTGGGATAACTACCTCTCTGATAACCAAAAACACTCAATCTTTTCCGCCATAAAAGTCAATGATCAGAACGAACCCAACATTGGAGTTGACAGGGAACCTATCCCCGATGCTGTCAATACCTTAATCTTTAACATAGCAAGCCACTTCATAGGTGATCCATCTCTTTGGAAAGACCAATCTGCTGAGCTACTTTCCAATCTCAGATGCAAAACTTTGTCTGATTTTCGATGGTATAAGGACACCTTTCTTACTAGGGTCTATACCAGAGAAGACAGTCAACAACCTTTCTGGAAAGAAAAGTTCCTTGATGGACTCCCCAAATCCCTGGGAGATAAAGTAAGGGACAAAATTCGGAGCTTAACCCCAGACGGGATAATACCCTATGATGAGTTAAGTTATGGCCAACTCATTTCTTTCATCCAAAAGGTTGCCCTAAAGATTTGTCAAgatgataaaatccaaatgCAACTTGCTCGTGAGAAAACCCAAAATCGTATCGATCTGGGAACTTTCTGTGAACAATTTGGTCTTCCTGCTTGTCATCCAAGGAAATCTAAAAGACCATCCAATCGAAAAATTTTTAAACCTAATCTTGAAAAGAATTTCAGAAGATCCAAAAAAGGTTTTCAAAAACCTAAAAATGAAACAGGTTTCCAAAAGAATTTCCAAAAGTATCCCCAGAAAAACCCCATTATTTTTTATACATGTAAAAAACCTGGACATGTTAGCAAATATTGTCGGTTAAAAGGAAAGATTAATAATCTGAACCTTGATCCTCAGATTGAGGAATAG